A portion of the Dissulfuribacter thermophilus genome contains these proteins:
- a CDS encoding potassium channel family protein, whose protein sequence is MKKRKYAIIGLGKFGYFLAKELSQMNSEVLCIDKNEAIVEEVSNFVSHAVVADASKREVIEDLGLHEMEKVVVAVGSLTQSVLITLYLREMQCKFILAKANDEDHATVLNLVGAHEIIIPERNSARKVAQMLTTPNIVDFLPMMPEFCVAEVKAPSAFIGHTLGELQLRRKYNIYVLGIKNDLNGKIELMPPAEHVVRENEILIFMGKRVDAEKIS, encoded by the coding sequence ATGAAAAAGAGAAAATATGCCATAATAGGGCTGGGTAAATTTGGTTATTTCTTGGCAAAAGAACTCAGCCAAATGAATTCCGAAGTGCTATGCATTGATAAAAATGAGGCCATAGTGGAAGAAGTGAGCAACTTTGTCTCCCATGCAGTAGTAGCAGATGCTAGCAAAAGGGAAGTTATAGAGGACCTTGGCCTTCACGAAATGGAAAAGGTTGTGGTAGCAGTAGGAAGCCTAACTCAAAGTGTCCTCATCACCCTCTACCTAAGAGAAATGCAATGCAAATTCATACTTGCAAAGGCAAATGACGAAGATCATGCTACTGTGTTGAATCTGGTTGGAGCCCACGAAATCATTATTCCAGAAAGAAATTCCGCTCGAAAAGTGGCCCAGATGCTAACCACACCCAACATAGTAGACTTTCTTCCTATGATGCCTGAGTTTTGTGTAGCAGAGGTTAAAGCACCCAGCGCCTTTATAGGGCACACTCTGGGAGAACTACAGCTGAGAAGGAAATACAATATCTACGTCTTAGGTATAAAAAATGATCTTAATGGCAAAATAGAACTCATGCCTCCAGCTGAACACGTAGTCCGAGAGAATGAAATTTTGATCTTCATGGGAAAACGGGTAGATGCAGAAAAGATTTCATAA
- a CDS encoding DUF362 domain-containing protein → MKCIIWDYGCPMEKVCINKGIFLKEAIKNCINYLESVSKARKKDIFLIKPNLVTDAPPPITTPTDIVEEIVKQLKLSFPKAHIIIGEGSASVFKDTWQVFSNLGYTDLASRLGVELVDLNTESLIHLKDPNKRIFKEIWLPKVLFEAYVLSVPVLKAHTLAEVTLTMKNMIGVLPPKFYQEQGHWKKSYCHREIHTAILELNQYRSPDFTILDARRGLAKSHLSGPELNPPPDIIAASPDPASIDAFGARLLGKDWRKIGHINPD, encoded by the coding sequence TTGAAGTGCATAATTTGGGATTATGGTTGCCCCATGGAAAAGGTATGCATTAATAAAGGAATTTTTTTAAAAGAGGCCATTAAAAACTGTATAAACTATCTTGAAAGTGTCTCTAAGGCTCGGAAGAAGGATATTTTTTTAATAAAACCAAATCTTGTGACTGATGCTCCCCCTCCAATTACGACTCCAACCGACATAGTTGAGGAGATAGTAAAACAATTGAAATTGAGTTTCCCAAAGGCCCATATCATAATAGGAGAGGGGAGCGCATCTGTCTTTAAGGACACATGGCAGGTATTTTCAAATCTTGGCTATACTGACCTTGCAAGCCGCCTGGGAGTAGAGTTGGTAGACCTCAATACCGAATCTTTGATTCATCTCAAAGACCCGAATAAGAGGATATTCAAAGAGATATGGCTTCCAAAGGTCCTTTTTGAAGCCTATGTGCTCTCCGTTCCAGTGCTTAAGGCTCACACCCTTGCAGAGGTCACCCTTACCATGAAAAATATGATTGGAGTTTTGCCACCAAAGTTTTACCAGGAACAGGGACATTGGAAAAAGTCCTATTGTCATAGAGAAATCCACACTGCTATATTGGAACTCAATCAGTACAGATCTCCTGATTTCACCATACTCGATGCTCGAAGAGGGCTTGCTAAAAGTCACCTATCTGGGCCTGAACTCAATCCGCCTCCTGATATTATTGCCGCAAGTCCTGATCCTGCATCTATTGATGCATTTGGTGCAAGACTCCTTGGGAAAGACTGGAGAAAGATAGGCCATATAAACCCAGATTAA
- a CDS encoding FmdB family zinc ribbon protein, with translation MPIYEYECESCGKVIEKWQKITESPLTTCESCGGKLHKLISMSTFHLKGSGWYVTDYANKSSGSSYKSTSKSDSKDSNNSSSSCSSCSGSKA, from the coding sequence ATGCCAATTTATGAATATGAATGTGAATCTTGTGGAAAGGTAATTGAAAAATGGCAGAAAATTACAGAAAGTCCCCTCACTACCTGTGAATCTTGTGGGGGAAAACTTCACAAACTTATTTCTATGTCTACCTTTCATTTAAAGGGTAGCGGATGGTATGTTACCGACTACGCCAATAAATCTTCTGGCAGTAGCTATAAAAGCACGTCCAAGAGTGACTCCAAGGACTCCAATAATTCCTCATCATCATGTTCATCTTGTTCAGGATCGAAGGCCTAA
- the aroF gene encoding 3-deoxy-7-phosphoheptulonate synthase has translation MLIVMQKDASQEQVDKVVSIIRANGWDAKPIPGGERTAIGVLRNDRPVDPGLFLDLPGVKEAIPVSKPYKLVSREMHPDNTQIPFGNGDVVIGNGRLHLIAGPCAIESESQAIKTAIKVKEAGATFFRGGAFKPRTSPYSFQGLGEEGLKILKKVKDETGLFIVTEAIDVDTVDLVEEYADVIQIGTRNMQNYALLRRAGRAKKPVLLKRGMWATVDEFLMAAEYIMSEGNDAVILCERGIRTFTKHSRNTLDLNAIPFLQRETHLPICVDPSHAAGRRYQVTPLAKAASVMNIDALLIEVHIQPEMALSDGPQSLTPEEFATLCKELRDMQIPVGTG, from the coding sequence ATGCTCATTGTAATGCAAAAAGATGCGTCTCAGGAACAGGTAGATAAGGTTGTCTCGATTATTCGCGCCAATGGCTGGGATGCCAAACCAATACCCGGTGGGGAACGCACAGCAATTGGAGTGCTTAGAAACGACAGACCTGTAGATCCAGGACTATTCTTGGATCTACCTGGAGTAAAAGAAGCCATTCCTGTTTCTAAGCCGTATAAACTCGTTAGCAGAGAGATGCACCCAGACAATACCCAGATCCCCTTTGGGAATGGGGACGTGGTAATCGGAAACGGCCGCCTTCACCTAATCGCAGGCCCATGTGCTATAGAATCTGAATCACAAGCAATCAAGACTGCGATAAAGGTAAAAGAAGCTGGTGCGACCTTCTTTAGAGGTGGTGCATTTAAGCCAAGAACATCTCCTTACTCCTTTCAAGGTCTTGGAGAAGAGGGCCTAAAGATACTAAAAAAAGTAAAAGATGAGACCGGTCTATTCATTGTAACAGAGGCCATAGATGTAGACACAGTGGACCTTGTTGAAGAATACGCAGATGTCATACAGATTGGTACCCGCAACATGCAAAACTATGCACTCCTTAGAAGGGCCGGTAGGGCAAAGAAACCCGTGCTATTGAAGAGGGGAATGTGGGCGACGGTAGATGAATTCTTGATGGCGGCTGAATATATAATGAGTGAAGGCAATGATGCCGTAATTCTCTGTGAAAGAGGTATTAGGACCTTTACAAAACACTCTAGAAACACCCTTGACCTAAATGCCATCCCATTTTTGCAAAGAGAAACCCATTTACCCATATGTGTGGACCCAAGTCATGCTGCTGGCAGAAGATACCAGGTTACTCCACTTGCAAAGGCTGCATCTGTAATGAATATTGATGCCTTACTCATAGAAGTGCACATACAACCTGAAATGGCTCTATCCGATGGCCCTCAGTCTTTAACACCTGAAGAATTTGCAACTCTTTGCAAGGAACTTAGAGATATGCAAATTCCAGTGGGCACTGGCTAA
- the trkA gene encoding Trk system potassium transporter TrkA — MKILIIGAGAVGGHLCSQLSSEGHEVTLIDKDASRLRKIENELNIMTIEGNGASAEVLEEAGVKKADLFIAVTNIDEVNLIACILAKEYGVVRKVARVRNEEYLSTSSPLNQSNLGLDLLINPDHAMAEEILRICSHLEAFEAVELARGDVTLIGYEIKDKSPLCGITLMDLRELKGLYDFVIPAIVRHDETIVPRGEDEIKPGDKIYFIVKKQDIPKIEELIGVKSRAPNKVFVIGGGQVGIRVARNLEKQDVQVYLVDEDPIRCEFLAEKLDKTIVLNVDGLDSHELITEGIDTCDLVIAVTDEDTTNILASLLAKHLGAKKCITRISRPDFIPLLGKLGIDVPLSSRLVAANMILRFVRRGTILSAATLLGSNAEVLEFIVSKMWPYLGLPLKDIPFPKGANVGAIVREGHAEIPTGASVIRPDDKLIIFTLKNVAPKLERLFAG, encoded by the coding sequence ATGAAGATACTAATCATTGGAGCAGGAGCTGTAGGAGGGCATCTTTGTAGCCAGCTCTCAAGCGAAGGGCATGAAGTTACTCTCATAGATAAGGACGCTTCACGACTTAGAAAGATCGAAAACGAACTCAACATTATGACCATTGAGGGAAACGGCGCCTCAGCAGAGGTCCTTGAAGAGGCTGGGGTAAAGAAGGCCGATTTATTTATAGCCGTTACCAATATTGATGAAGTCAACCTCATAGCCTGTATCCTTGCCAAGGAATACGGAGTGGTCAGGAAGGTGGCAAGGGTCAGGAATGAGGAATATCTCTCCACTTCCTCTCCCCTCAATCAATCAAATCTAGGGCTGGATCTCCTCATAAACCCTGATCATGCAATGGCAGAAGAGATTCTTCGTATATGTTCTCATTTAGAGGCCTTTGAGGCAGTAGAGCTTGCTAGGGGAGATGTTACACTCATTGGTTATGAAATAAAGGATAAGAGTCCATTGTGTGGCATAACACTCATGGATCTCAGAGAACTTAAGGGACTCTATGATTTTGTGATACCAGCTATTGTTCGCCATGATGAAACCATAGTGCCAAGGGGCGAAGATGAAATAAAACCAGGTGATAAAATATACTTCATAGTTAAAAAGCAAGACATCCCCAAAATTGAGGAGCTCATTGGAGTAAAAAGCCGTGCCCCAAATAAAGTTTTTGTCATAGGGGGCGGACAGGTAGGCATAAGGGTGGCGAGAAACTTGGAAAAACAAGATGTACAGGTCTATCTCGTAGACGAAGATCCCATCAGATGCGAGTTCCTTGCTGAAAAACTAGACAAAACCATTGTATTAAATGTTGATGGTCTTGATAGCCATGAACTTATTACAGAGGGCATTGATACATGTGACCTTGTAATAGCAGTAACAGATGAGGATACAACAAACATTCTAGCCAGCCTCCTAGCCAAACATCTAGGGGCCAAAAAGTGTATCACGAGAATAAGTAGGCCAGACTTTATTCCACTTTTAGGCAAACTTGGTATTGATGTCCCATTGAGCTCAAGGCTTGTGGCCGCAAACATGATTCTTAGATTCGTTAGACGTGGGACTATCTTAAGTGCTGCTACCCTCCTAGGGAGTAATGCAGAAGTGCTTGAGTTCATAGTATCTAAAATGTGGCCATACTTAGGACTGCCATTAAAGGATATCCCCTTTCCCAAGGGTGCAAACGTCGGGGCAATAGTTAGAGAAGGCCATGCCGAAATCCCAACAGGTGCCTCTGTCATCAGACCAGATGACAAGCTCATTATTTTCACTTTAAAGAATGTTGCCCCAAAGTTAGAAAGGCTTTTTGCAGGATAA
- a CDS encoding TrkH family potassium uptake protein, translated as MKTGTILAILGWLLFFLGVILLIPLIISLVYDDGSWTAFLWSSLIGITIGGAFAYIFRAEKEINHREGFAIVGLSWILAAGLGALPYVFSGKIPNFIDAYFEAMSGFTTTGSTILKEVEVLSKSLLFWRALTHWLGGMGIIILSLAILPILGVGGMQLFKAEMPGPTKDKLAPRIQDTARILWGVYLLLTLLEIFFLMLSGMDLFDATCHAFATLATGGFSTKTASVGGYESATIDTIIIIFMILAGMNFTLHYRILQGKIIKSIKGEELKLYLGVGFGATVFIMLSNWWNGIYGDMLENLRYSAFQTWSILTTTGFGTADFDQWAPSAKTILVTLMFLGGMAGSTGGGIKHVRALIFLKFTKVQIKKLIHPMSVEAIKLDGKKIPQDVVQSILGFLSLYMVVGIVATVVVTFSGIDLVTGCTSVIATLNNIGPGLAGVGPAKNFADLPYPAKVVLTFCMVAGRLELYTIALLFVPEYWRDARPPKTRWSR; from the coding sequence ATGAAGACTGGAACAATATTGGCGATTCTAGGATGGTTGCTCTTTTTCCTTGGAGTCATTCTCCTTATCCCGCTCATTATCAGTCTGGTTTACGACGATGGATCATGGACTGCTTTTCTGTGGTCTTCCCTAATTGGAATAACTATAGGAGGAGCCTTTGCCTATATCTTTAGAGCCGAGAAAGAAATAAATCACAGGGAAGGCTTTGCCATTGTTGGACTAAGCTGGATACTGGCAGCAGGACTCGGTGCGTTACCATACGTTTTTTCCGGGAAAATTCCTAATTTCATTGACGCCTATTTTGAGGCAATGAGTGGCTTTACCACCACTGGCTCCACAATATTAAAAGAAGTTGAAGTCCTGTCAAAAAGCCTTCTTTTCTGGCGGGCCCTCACCCATTGGCTAGGTGGAATGGGGATAATAATACTTTCCCTTGCCATACTGCCGATATTGGGCGTAGGTGGAATGCAGCTTTTTAAGGCTGAAATGCCCGGCCCAACTAAGGACAAACTCGCCCCAAGAATTCAGGATACAGCGCGTATCCTTTGGGGAGTGTATTTGTTGCTCACTCTATTGGAAATATTCTTTTTAATGCTCTCAGGTATGGATCTTTTCGATGCAACCTGTCATGCCTTTGCCACGCTAGCCACCGGAGGTTTTTCTACAAAGACTGCCAGTGTTGGCGGATATGAGAGTGCAACCATCGACACAATAATAATTATTTTTATGATCCTAGCTGGTATGAATTTCACTCTCCATTACCGAATCCTTCAGGGCAAAATAATAAAATCCATTAAAGGAGAAGAACTTAAGCTCTATCTAGGTGTCGGCTTCGGTGCCACAGTCTTTATTATGTTGTCTAATTGGTGGAATGGGATATATGGAGATATGTTAGAAAATTTGCGCTATTCAGCATTTCAGACCTGGTCCATTCTCACAACTACAGGATTTGGAACAGCAGATTTTGATCAATGGGCCCCTTCCGCGAAAACGATCCTGGTGACGCTGATGTTCCTTGGTGGCATGGCTGGATCAACTGGAGGCGGCATAAAACACGTCCGCGCCCTAATTTTTCTCAAGTTTACCAAGGTTCAGATAAAAAAACTCATCCATCCCATGTCAGTTGAAGCGATAAAACTCGATGGGAAAAAAATCCCCCAAGACGTTGTCCAATCTATACTTGGTTTCCTCTCTCTATATATGGTTGTTGGCATTGTGGCCACAGTCGTGGTAACATTTTCAGGGATTGACCTGGTTACAGGGTGTACATCTGTAATTGCGACTCTAAATAATATCGGACCAGGACTGGCTGGAGTTGGTCCAGCCAAAAATTTTGCAGATCTTCCATATCCTGCTAAAGTAGTACTTACCTTCTGTATGGTTGCAGGAAGGCTTGAACTATATACTATTGCTCTACTATTTGTCCCAGAATACTGGAGAGATGCAAGGCCGCCCAAGACCAGATGGAGTAGATAA
- a CDS encoding CD1871A family CXXC motif-containing protein — MQGRPRPDGVDKVKRYFPYIIFILSILFIFVGIFTGEASSIYKKAIAICLSCIGIG; from the coding sequence ATGCAAGGCCGCCCAAGACCAGATGGAGTAGATAAAGTGAAAAGATATTTTCCATACATCATATTTATTTTATCAATTTTGTTTATATTTGTGGGAATTTTCACTGGTGAGGCCTCATCCATATACAAGAAGGCTATTGCCATCTGCCTAAGCTGTATTGGTATAGGCTGA
- a CDS encoding 4Fe-4S binding protein gives MIERARRITQHVFAVLINSHFYVTGSSPIYMGKIKYTCFPVLNCYSCPLAVTACPIGAIQSTLSTLRPLLRAGLIPHIGLYVLGSIGLVASIVGRMPCGWFCPFGLFQEYLYKIKTKKFRLPCWMGYIKYVVLLVFVVLMPMLLVDPLGFGETSFCKYICPAGTLEAGLPLLALKPGLRQLAGLLFSWKLLILISIIIWAIFVSRPFCRTICPLGAILGLFNKVSLIKLKYDPDTCVECGACKTICPTGVSFFDGTHSPNSPSCIRCFRCYSICPVCAISITTENGRKVIQQCTPKKSAS, from the coding sequence ATGATTGAACGTGCAAGAAGAATAACACAGCACGTCTTTGCGGTTTTAATAAACTCCCATTTTTATGTAACAGGAAGCAGTCCTATTTATATGGGAAAGATAAAATATACCTGCTTCCCAGTACTAAACTGTTATTCATGCCCCCTGGCTGTTACAGCATGCCCCATAGGTGCCATTCAAAGCACGCTTTCGACACTACGCCCCCTTCTTCGTGCAGGCCTCATACCTCATATCGGTCTATATGTCCTTGGTTCCATTGGACTTGTAGCCTCGATTGTTGGCAGAATGCCCTGCGGATGGTTTTGCCCTTTTGGATTATTTCAAGAATACCTCTATAAGATTAAGACCAAAAAGTTCAGACTCCCTTGCTGGATGGGTTACATTAAGTATGTGGTCTTATTAGTATTTGTAGTGCTCATGCCCATGTTACTCGTAGACCCTCTCGGATTTGGGGAAACGAGTTTTTGTAAGTATATCTGTCCCGCAGGGACATTGGAGGCTGGACTCCCCCTACTCGCCCTAAAGCCAGGATTAAGACAGCTAGCCGGCCTATTATTTAGTTGGAAGCTTTTAATCCTAATTTCAATAATCATATGGGCTATTTTTGTTTCTAGACCATTTTGTAGGACAATTTGCCCCCTTGGAGCAATTCTAGGTCTTTTTAATAAAGTAAGTCTGATTAAACTAAAATATGATCCTGATACATGTGTTGAATGTGGAGCATGTAAGACTATCTGTCCTACTGGTGTGTCCTTTTTCGATGGTACCCATTCACCTAATTCTCCATCTTGTATTCGCTGTTTCAGGTGCTATTCTATCTGCCCGGTGTGTGCTATTAGCATTACAACAGAAAACGGCAGGAAGGTAATTCAGCAATGTACACCAAAGAAAAGTGCATCTTAG
- a CDS encoding XTP/dITP diphosphatase → MYTKEKCILATKNQGKIREFHELFKDLGIESLSLLDVENPPSVVEDGSTFFENAFKKAKTISEHFGIIAISDDSGLEVDALNGRPGIYSARYAGENATDEENNKKLLNELKGVALEDRTARFRCVMVAYRPDGKWVKAEGTLEGLISIEPRGDQGFGYDPVFLLPELGKTLAEIAIEEKNKISHRAKALLALHEKLPELL, encoded by the coding sequence ATGTACACCAAAGAAAAGTGCATCTTAGCCACCAAAAACCAGGGGAAAATAAGGGAATTTCATGAACTTTTTAAGGATCTTGGCATAGAATCTCTGTCTTTATTAGATGTCGAGAATCCGCCGTCTGTGGTAGAAGATGGAAGTACATTTTTTGAGAACGCCTTTAAAAAGGCAAAAACCATTTCAGAACATTTTGGAATCATTGCCATATCAGACGATTCAGGCCTGGAAGTGGATGCCCTAAATGGAAGGCCAGGAATATATTCAGCCCGTTACGCCGGTGAAAATGCCACTGATGAAGAGAACAATAAAAAACTTCTGAATGAATTAAAAGGTGTAGCTCTAGAGGATAGGACCGCGCGATTTAGATGTGTAATGGTGGCCTATAGGCCTGACGGAAAATGGGTTAAGGCTGAAGGTACGCTTGAAGGACTCATATCTATTGAACCTAGAGGGGACCAGGGTTTCGGGTATGACCCAGTATTTTTATTGCCTGAACTTGGTAAAACTCTGGCTGAAATAGCAATTGAAGAAAAAAACAAGATCAGTCACAGGGCCAAGGCACTACTTGCGCTCCATGAAAAGCTTCCAGAACTGTTATGA
- a CDS encoding pyridoxal phosphate-dependent aminotransferase yields MIIGHGGDIYSAARKLGCVPSEIIDFSSNVAPLPLKQDFLLFLEENIDTIRVLPEPDSLGLRLKLGARYGLSSESFLVGNGTTEWIFDIPLVFDYPRVVIPIPTYSDYEDASKLAEKEVRFIGPFVDDPENAVQKILETLENIVRPGDIVFICNPNNPTGHFFQPKDLIELIRNKQQSLWIIDESYVPFVDEDEKASVLYHNLPENCLVLRSFSKIYGIPGLRLGFIVGQKNTIQFIKRRQRPWSVGRMAQIAGEYLIQKLDWEVETRDYLKKEKNVLVNALDEIPFLHPISSHTHFFLVEVNYPMTCEDLYEKLLAHKILIRMCKNFRGLENREFVRISPRSHEENQTLLDAIKKI; encoded by the coding sequence ATGATTATAGGACACGGGGGCGACATATATTCAGCAGCACGCAAGCTTGGATGTGTTCCATCTGAGATCATTGATTTTAGTAGCAATGTTGCCCCTCTACCACTAAAACAAGATTTCTTACTATTCCTTGAGGAAAACATAGATACGATAAGGGTTCTTCCTGAGCCCGACAGCCTTGGTTTGAGACTGAAACTTGGGGCCAGATACGGTTTAAGCTCAGAATCATTTCTTGTAGGAAACGGGACCACTGAATGGATCTTCGACATCCCTTTGGTCTTTGACTACCCAAGGGTAGTCATACCTATACCCACATACTCTGACTATGAAGATGCATCTAAATTAGCAGAAAAAGAAGTCAGATTTATTGGTCCATTCGTTGACGACCCTGAAAATGCTGTCCAAAAGATATTAGAGACCCTAGAAAACATAGTACGCCCAGGGGATATCGTCTTCATCTGTAACCCAAATAATCCTACAGGTCACTTTTTTCAACCAAAAGATCTCATTGAGCTAATCAGAAACAAACAACAGAGTCTGTGGATCATAGATGAATCCTATGTGCCCTTTGTGGATGAAGATGAAAAGGCATCTGTCCTCTACCACAACCTTCCTGAAAACTGCCTTGTTCTACGGTCGTTTTCAAAAATTTATGGGATACCTGGACTCAGGCTTGGTTTCATCGTTGGGCAGAAAAACACTATCCAATTTATTAAAAGGAGGCAAAGACCCTGGTCTGTGGGGAGGATGGCTCAGATCGCCGGAGAGTACCTGATTCAGAAACTTGATTGGGAGGTTGAAACAAGAGACTATTTGAAAAAAGAAAAGAATGTACTAGTTAATGCCCTAGACGAAATCCCATTTTTACATCCAATATCCAGCCACACACATTTCTTTTTAGTCGAGGTCAATTATCCCATGACTTGTGAAGACCTTTATGAGAAACTCCTAGCCCATAAGATCTTGATTCGAATGTGTAAAAATTTTAGGGGGCTAGAAAATAGAGAGTTTGTGAGAATTAGTCCCAGATCCCACGAAGAAAATCAAACCCTCTTAGATGCCATTAAAAAAATATAG
- a CDS encoding redox-regulated ATPase YchF: MKIGIIGLPASGKTVVFNCLTGVAANLSGGGSIPGKGQDANIRLVPVPDKRLDILSEMYQPQKTTHAQVQYVDVAGALKAKEGESKGLDELLRHLRPVDALLHVVRCFEWAGTPPNPQEDFDSLEEEIIFADFIIVEKRLERMRQEAKKGRKYDPQEFELLKKAKELLESGIPLRQDPEISTSPKLRGYSFLSSKPMIVCLNQGDDGKNFDFNPPKDVPVVNIKGAVEMEILELSEEEQEAFREEMGIDEPAMHMLIRESYNLLGLISFFTVGKDEVRAWTIKKGTTALKAAGVIHSDIERGFIRAEVVAYDDLIELGSYTACKTAGKVRLEGRDYVVSDGDIMHFRFNV, from the coding sequence ATGAAGATTGGTATTATTGGACTTCCCGCTTCAGGTAAGACTGTGGTTTTCAACTGCCTTACAGGAGTGGCAGCGAATCTTTCAGGAGGAGGCTCAATACCTGGTAAGGGGCAGGATGCCAACATTAGATTGGTACCAGTTCCAGATAAACGCCTTGATATTCTTAGTGAAATGTATCAACCCCAAAAGACCACGCATGCACAGGTACAATATGTTGACGTGGCAGGGGCGCTAAAGGCAAAGGAAGGTGAAAGCAAGGGGCTTGATGAACTTTTGAGGCATCTACGTCCAGTTGATGCCCTTTTACACGTAGTCCGCTGTTTTGAGTGGGCAGGTACTCCTCCCAATCCTCAAGAGGACTTTGATTCTCTGGAAGAGGAGATCATTTTCGCTGATTTTATCATAGTTGAAAAGCGTCTTGAACGTATGAGACAGGAGGCGAAGAAGGGGAGAAAATATGATCCCCAAGAGTTTGAACTCTTGAAAAAGGCAAAAGAATTATTGGAGTCTGGAATCCCTCTAAGGCAAGACCCTGAGATCAGTACCTCACCAAAGCTTCGCGGCTATTCCTTTTTGTCGAGTAAACCCATGATTGTCTGTTTAAACCAAGGAGATGATGGAAAAAATTTCGATTTTAATCCCCCAAAGGATGTTCCAGTTGTGAATATTAAAGGGGCAGTGGAAATGGAGATTCTAGAGCTTTCAGAAGAAGAGCAGGAGGCCTTCCGAGAAGAGATGGGTATTGATGAGCCTGCCATGCATATGCTCATTCGGGAATCCTATAACCTCTTGGGGCTAATTAGTTTTTTCACAGTGGGCAAGGATGAGGTGCGTGCATGGACCATCAAAAAGGGAACAACAGCCCTTAAGGCAGCAGGAGTGATACATTCCGATATAGAACGCGGCTTCATTCGAGCCGAAGTTGTTGCCTATGACGACTTGATTGAACTTGGTTCATATACAGCCTGCAAGACTGCTGGCAAGGTTCGTCTTGAGGGCAGGGATTACGTGGTAAGTGATGGGGACATAATGCATTTTAGATTCAATGTATAA
- a CDS encoding MogA/MoaB family molybdenum cofactor biosynthesis protein, translating to MLPSDRLIRVGIITLSDSAFRGERVDKSGPEIYKILTEEGGYSVEAKEVIPDDEDMIVNALVRFSDELSLDLILTTGGTGLYPRDVTPEATKRVIEREVPGIPELMRLEGLKSTPYAALSRAVSGIRGKTLIVNLPGSVRAVRESLLAILPVLKHAVEKVSGDSSPCGKDA from the coding sequence ATGCTACCATCAGACCGCTTGATAAGGGTTGGGATCATCACCTTGAGTGATTCTGCCTTTCGAGGCGAAAGGGTAGATAAAAGTGGCCCTGAAATATATAAGATCTTGACAGAGGAGGGGGGCTACTCTGTTGAGGCTAAGGAAGTGATTCCTGATGATGAGGACATGATTGTCAATGCTCTGGTGAGATTTTCAGATGAACTGTCTCTTGATTTAATACTGACAACAGGCGGCACTGGCCTTTATCCACGAGATGTTACCCCAGAGGCTACAAAACGGGTTATAGAACGTGAAGTGCCTGGGATACCGGAACTAATGAGACTTGAGGGCCTAAAATCTACTCCATATGCAGCACTATCTCGAGCTGTTTCTGGGATTAGGGGAAAAACTCTTATTGTAAATCTTCCAGGGAGTGTAAGAGCAGTTCGGGAATCCCTTCTGGCCATACTCCCTGTATTAAAACACGCAGTGGAAAAGGTATCAGGAGACAGTAGCCCATGCGGTAAAGATGCCTAG